The genomic region ACATAACGTCATTTCTAAACTAATCAGATTTGTTGTTCTTGTATGTTTGGATTACTTAAGTTGTTACTGACATCTACAAAAAAACTGTTTCTAGTCCGaatatctaaaaagtcttaaattaagaagcGTTTTTGGACACGAATAAAAaattagtcttgttttcagaggTAATTCTGAAAATTAAGTGATTTATTTTCctgaaaacaagctaaataatcttactTTAAAGCatgaacaagattattttgctgactccattggcagattatttgacttgaaaatgtattattattaatgtattattattaatgtgttatttgaAATTgtttgctcgtctagaaaatgaTTTTTGATTTAGGTATTGTCAGACATTTGGGCTAGGAACAAGACAAAAACCCTAAGGGTCAGAAATGCATttgttgcagtgtgtgtttctccgctGTGACGGGACTCTTGGCTCTACTCTAAACAAAACTGTGATGTTTGCTTGCAGAACGAGCCACAGAGAAAACAAATCAGCGGACAGTTGTGTTGTCAAACATCTTCTGCAAATACACCCATTCTCTCGTCCTTTTATCGGCTGACAAAACTAATAATCCGCCCTGATCTCTGTGCAAACAATCTGAGCTTCATGGAAAACATTCCCGAGACAGTGTCTGACAGTGTTTCCATCAGAATAAGTGAATTCGATTCACGCATGAAGCTGGAATATCTCATAAAACAAATGCCAATTAagagtttccatccaatgagaagcaaaagaaaacaaaatcgtcacttcctgataaactggcggcaaatatcagAGAGGTACAAGAAGCCAcggtgtatgtatatacagtggtgtgaaaaagtatttgccccctgCTGATTTCTTACattgttttgcatgtttgtcactcATTAAAGTTTCAGATCAtcacatttcatttgtttttgaatggATCTTAACATGATGTCTAGTTTTTGAGGATCTTATGGTCTACTTCGCTTTGTCGTTTAAGTGATCAAACTTTTgaagtcatctgctgaaatatAAAGCAGTGTATATAAAAGATCTTTCCAATATCGCACAGCTCTACTGCGGATTTATAAACGCTAATGCTTttcttttatgtgtgtttttctcGTCTTCACAGATCCCAGCGCCCCCAATGTTCAGGTGACGCGGCTCACGCTGATGTGCGAGACCGCTCCTGCGCCGCTGGTTCTAGACCTGCAGGGTGAGTACACACACAATCTCTGCAGCTTTctctgctatttctgtgcaggtatcaaaataaccccaaacgatacccgaCCCTATTCCTAATAAacttataaatgaaataattaacaaTGCATGAAATTacagtaaatattcatttaagaTGAAGTAAGACACATGTAAGATGTAAGTAAGAGTGTAAAACATTCAACTAAAACCTTTCATTACCACAGTGCTATACTGTACGATAATAGCACCTGATAAAAGCTGAAGTACGCAtgttatttatgtaaatatgtagTTTATCACTGctgtaaaagaattaaaatgcCTAAATTTGACGTCTGTAAAAGGTGTGAGAACTCTGCTGCATATAGTTAAATGTGCTGTTTATTCACATTCACCCTGTATATCCTGTGACGTCACCATCTGAGGCCAGTTCTGCTTTATTTATCCATTATCAGCGGTTGTACTGTAATCAAAGCAGTGGTAAATCTCAGTGTCACATAACCTAGTTAAAGCACAGCGGTCTGAGAGCGCCACTAGCagagacaggtgtgtgtgtgtgtgtgtgtgtgtgtgtgtgtgtgtgtgtgtgtgtgtgtgtgtgtgtgtgtgtgtgtgtgtcctgcagccATCTGCTGGAAACAGGATTCAACTGCAGTCTGTCATTCACTCCTGTAAAAACAGTCCAAACCCCatctgacgtgtgtgtgtgtgtgtgtgtgtgtgtgtgtgtgtgtgtgtgtgcgcgttcaCTAGGATGTTGTGGCAGCTGTAGTAACtctctggtgtgtgtgttttattctcAGGTGATCTGGAGTCCTTTAAGAAGCAGTCGTTTATACTGAAGGAAGGAGTGGAGTACAGGATAAAGATCAGCTTCAAGGTCAGACTGATatcaccaaaacacacacacagagttagtTTTGGTGTAAATCTGCTGAGAGTTTACATACATTTGTCCAAAACTGCACATTAGTTTCTGTTATAATCCACTCAATTAAATGTAATTGATCACATTTGAttattacactcaccggccactttattaggtacaccttactagtaccaggttggaccccgtttgccttcagaactgccttaattcctGGTGGgggagattcaacaagctactggtaatatttctcagagattttgctccaaattgacatgagagcatcacacagttgctgcagatttgtcggctgcacgtccatgatgcgaatctcccattccgccacatcccaaaggtgctctattggattgagatctggtgactgtggaggccatttgagtaaagtgaactcattttcatgttcaagaaaccagtctgagatgatttgcgctttatgacatggtgtgttatcctgctggaagatggagacactgtggtcataaagggatggacatggtcagcaacaatactcaggtaggctgtggtgttgacacgatgctcaattggatctaatgagcccaaagtgtgacaagaagatatcccccacaccattacaccaccaccaccagcctgaaccgttgatcaaggcaggatggatccatgctttcatgttgttgcccacagaactgccgctcactggatatttcctctttgtcagaccatcctctgtaaaccctagagatggttgtgcatgaaaatcccagtagatcagcagtttctgaaatactcagaccagccattctggcagcaacaaccatgccacgctcagtcacctaaatcccctttcttccctcttctgatgctcgttttgaactgccgcagatcgtcttgaccttgtctacatgcctaaatgcattgagtttctggcatgtgattggctgattagaaacttgcgttagtaagcagttagacaggtgtacctaataaagtggccggtgagtgtgtatatacataAAAGTTGAAAGCAAAATGATTAGCAAGTATATTCTGGCTCCACTGAGTGCATGTAAAGGACATGCTGATTGATGGATCACATTAACCCAGTACAGCTGTTAATCTCTCATAAACTGATCTGTTCACAGGTAAACAAAGAGATCGTCTCCGGGTTGAAGTATGTACAGCAGACCTTCAGGAAAGGGGTGAAGAGTAAGTGCTCAAACACTCAACCCAATATTTTGGTCATGAGGGCAGATCTTTTCTATTTGTTCTTATAGGGAGAAGAAAAATAGAGGATGCATCTCTGTGCACTCTTCCTCAAATCACTCTTCTTTTAAAGGGATTATTTagataaaaagagagagaatTCTTCACTCATCTTTCACTTGTTTCCTTCTTTGAAAcacaagatgttttgaagaatgttcataacctcgtaaccatcgacttccatagtaggaaaaacagatactgtggaagtcaatggttttgaCGACTTTTGTCAAAGAAAGAAACTTAGGAAGGTCTGAAACATATAAGATGAGTGAAGAACTATCCCTTCACTGGATTGTGGATTCAGTAAATGTACGCTGTAAAAACAATGTAGAAATACTCCTGCCCTAACATTTGTGttgaattaaactaaaaatatgaagttaaactttGTGAAAGCCGATAAACTGGGACATTTCTGATGTAGAAAGTGCCTTCTGAACTCTGAGTCCCGTCAGTCACACCACTAGGTGGCACTGTGATTCAGCAGAAACAGGTTCTTTTGTTGGTTATGACGAGATCAATTCAAGTGTATTTGAACATTAATTATTGTTTACTGAAGGTCAAAATCAGGAGAGTTacgatcatcatcatcatcatcatcatcatcatcatcagtgttcAGGCTTTGTGATTCAAAACTTCTAAACTAAGTTCAGATATAATCACTTGCAGCTCCAGACAATAATGCAGGGTAACTGTCCGTCTAGTAGTCGGGTTCTTatagtacatttattttatgtttgtatcaCGCGGCGGCTCAGTGGATAGCATTGTGGGCTCacagcacagcaagaaggtcgctgattcaagtcccagctgggtcagttggcatttctgtgtggagtttgcatgttctccttgtgttcgagtgggtttactccaggtgctccggtttcccccgcagtccaaacacatgcgatataggggaattgacgaattaaattggccgtagtgtgtgggggtgtttcccagtactgggttgctgctggaagggcatctgctgcgtaaaacgtatgctggaatagttggtggttcattccgatgtggcaacCACTGAAATATAAGGGAtgaagccgaaggaaagtgaatgatgGAATTTTCGTATTACAAAAAAAGtattaacaattaagttttccaTAACCACACTTAAGTCCACACTTACAGCATACTCTGGGACAGGGGTGGGCAACACCAGTCTTGTAGGACCCCACTGTtcatccctaatcaaacacacctgaaaaatAGATCCTTCAGGATTGCTTGAATGACTGAGAATTGAGTGTTTAGGCAGGTGAAGTCTAACTTGGACGTAACTCTGATCCCCGAGGGCCACTTTTCTTAAAGTATGCATGTAATGACCGTGATTTCAGCCAATTAAActgaaactcattcattcatttattttctattcggtttagttcctttattaatccggggtcaccacagtggaatgaaccgccaacttatccagcacatgttttacgcagcggatgcccttccagctgcaacccatcactgggaaacacccatactctcattcacacacaaatattttcctgtatttctcctgtTTTCAATCcttctatgaaaagtgaaagtaacGTCAAAGAGCTGATCTCTAATGTGGTAACTGCAAGAGCTGTTAAATTATGCGTCGCTTTATTTTGACTTGAACGTacgttgaaattaatattaaaatggccGCATTCTCTtcatttccattaaagctgtgcgtcgactgtcacccttcatatgcaatctCTGAATCGGTCCAGTCATGTATCAATGCTGACTGATGCGCTCCGTATCTGGGGTATCccgtatttttacatcccaatgttgacaggtatggaggTGGGAAGAATGTGAGGTCTGAGTTGGAAAAGTAGCATAAAAACCACAGACAGACACTACTAGTGTACTCCGCATGATTTAAACCCAACCTCCTGTCTCTTGTTTTCAGTTGATAAGTCCGACTACATGGTGGGCAGCTACGGCCCCCGGCCGGATGAATACGAGTTCCTGACGCCCCTAGAGGAGGCACCCAAAGGCATGCTGGCCCGCGGTACCTACAACATCAAATCCAAGTTCACTGACGACGACAAGCACGACCACCTGTCCTGGGAGTGGAACCTGAACATCAAGAAGGACTGGAAAGATTGAGCCCCATTTTCCTTCTTGCCATCCTcctatccccccccccccccttttcttCCTCCTCCAGTTCCCTCCGTCATCATCATCAATGACATCATAATCCTGGATTAACTGATTTAAAGGAAAAGGATCTTTCTCACTCCGTCCACTTTCCTGCAGTCCCCCTCCATCCCATCTCTTCCCTCCCTTTCCTCCATTTCCCCAACAAGTATTGAGGCTTTTCATGAAAATATAtatgtgaaaacaaacaaaaacgtgCACAatccatattttgtgttttggtttgtttgtatataaaaggtaaaaacagaggagagaaaaaaaatctaaaaaaatagtTCACCTCATGGATACTTTTTTTGACATGGTTGCTATTGTAATCTTCACCGCCCTGCCTTCCTTCCTTCTGTGTCCCTGTTTATCCCGCGTCATTCCTTCCTTCTCCGACATTCCtcgtttgtttgtgttttgttttttaaccatgATCTGCCTTTAtgagtgaaatgagagatttGCTGATATTTTGCCACTGGCATTCCCTCACAACTCAAGTTTGCCTTTCGTGGGAACGTGTCTCCGATGCCTTTGAGATGAGCCTAGGGTTAGCGTAGTGTGGTTACCTGTAGAATAACAGAAGCGTTAGCAAGCGGGACTTTTCTCGGCTCCCGGTATGAATGTGTGCGTGTCCGAATATGGTTTTAGCTATGTAGGGTTTGACGGAAGAATCAGCCTTGCCCTGCTCTGATGGTGtagggtttgtttttgtttatccaTTTCATCGCCATGTGGCCTTAAAATGAATCCTGTAGCAAAGACACTGAGGAGCTGCCTATCTATTTTGAGGCTTTACCGATGCTCTCTGGAGACTAGCGGGCACGTCTGCTGCCTCGTTCAATTAGCTCGATTCAGAATGGACCAAATGTGAAGGCCGGTAGAAGTTAGTGGAACCTCCAGTCATCCCGAACCTCCTGCTTTCCAAAGACAACTGGTGCTTCGTTAGCAGAATGTGCCCTTTTGCTTTGTGGCTTGCCGATTAGGATGTGTCAAAGCCGAAAAAGGGCTGTGTTTTCACTAACAAATCTCAAGTATTGAACTACTCAACCTAAAAAACGACCAAACACCGTAGACCGTGCCTCCAGTATTGACGAGCTGCTCTCCgcatgtgtgtaaatctaaaggGAAAGTTTAATGGAGGTGCGTTTGTAGCAGATCTGAAATCAGCTCCAGTCCAGGTGTAGTCTAACCTCAGCGTTCAAACAAGAGAAGAGAGGATGTGCCCATGCATCACTGTACTGTTTTATACATGCTTTTTCTTCCTTTGGCGACATCGTCTGCTAATTAGTAGCTTGTTGTTGGTCCAGAATGCTGCTTGTGTCTTCATCTGTTTGTACTTCTCTCTATGATGGCTGGAGATTACTTGTTCACCTGTGTCAACATTAAAGTGTTCACAACAGACTGTTTCTTCTGTCTTTCATTCACCAACATCAATGTTGTACCATTGCTTCTTTTGGTTATACTTCACCGGGGGGGTTCTAGATGGTAAGCCTTGCTCTGCAGAATGTTTTTGGAATTTAGGAGTACACAGGGTCATCTTGTACAGCTTAGAGTGGACGGGGTAGTCTTGTGCTTCTGTTTTACCATTGCTGGTGCTTGTTAAGAACCAGATTGTATTATTACTGAAAGAGTCCAGAATCCACTTGGTTCCCCTGGGTTTGGGACTGGGATCTGCTTGGTGGTATTCCTTTTCTGCCTGTAGTTCTCAATCCTGGTTCTCATGACCTGCTACTCTGCACATTTTCTGTTTCACTTTACAGGAGTTTTATTTGACCATAAATCCCCTGAGAAGTGGGCATCACAGGATGGAAAGAAGCAAGGGTATTAAAGAGAGCAAGCTGTAACTTAGGGAAATCTCATGGTCACACTTCTATGAGTTTAGCCTGATGACACTGCAAATAGTGTGTAATCTTTGAATGAAGTACACTTCAACGTCAGCCAATTTCCCATGTGCAAGGGTCAAGGGTGGGGTGCAGTGAACACTACCTAAGGAACATGTCAAATGATTCATATGTCTTTAATTTTATAagatttcttttacagcattgatgatgtaatttaataaaaatgtagagCGTTAAATAAACCAAAGCATTCTTTAAGACCAGAGATCACTATATGTGTTCCTGGAGACCTGGTgtcctgcagaattcagctccaaccttaatcaaacacacctgaacaagctaatcaagatcttactaggtaaacttccaggcaggtgtgttgatgcAAGTTGGAGCTCCAGTACTGAGATTAGTGACTTAATTTAGTTGGTGAAAGGTTATACGAGATGAAAGGCTTTTTAAATGCAAGTCAGAAGCAGCAGGTGAGATGTTCAGCACAGCtttcaaatccagttcctggagggcttcATCCCTTCTTCATCTCTCGTACCTGTAGGTCTCAAACAAAattgaaggactcaattagtttgatcaggtgtttgggttggaactaaactgtgcagagctgcggcgctCCAGGAACTGGATATGACACCTGTGCGGAACAagggaatttaatgcagtgcttgttGTCCAGCGTGAAACCCCCTTCATTCTGAACAAAGCAGATCTTCAATGCGGCAAGTTCataatggcatgacagttcaaCAGTAGTGCCTGGGTTGGTTTATTCAGAATTAAAGTCCCCCTATTTATGAACTGGTTCTCAATCCTAATCctcttttgttaaacacacctgatttagagaTCCAGTGATCCAGTGCATTTCGGACCATGCCAGACATTCAAAGTACCCTTTATAGTGTGCAACTTGTTGTCTGCACagactcaaaaaataaataaataaataatttgcagtcAAAGTTTGGTATACTTTCCCCTTCATTCTTTCCAAGAATCCCCCATTTGAGAAGTGGCCAATGTAGAAGTACTAGGTGTTTTAAACCCTGAAAGTAGTTCTGCTTATAGGTTTGTCTTACTACGAAGTGCCTCGAACATCACTGAATATGTAGTGTGTTTAACAAGTCCGTTAATGAATAGGTTTCGTCATTGTAGGAAACTATAACCTTGCAAGCACCTGGTAGATGCTTCATCCATCCATACTCCTAGGTGTTACATAGGCCAGCAATAACAAAAGTCAATAGTTCTAGTTTTGTTGGCGTTTTCACACTTACGGTTCCTAGAACTTTTGGTGGAAGTAGCCACTTTTTGTTGACCTAGGGTTTGGGTTTCTGCAGGAAAGGGTTTCCATCTAGACGATCCCACAGCAGACCATCCTGATCATTCATTCACTCGTTCATCGGTAATAAACGTATCAAGCAAACCCTTCTAAAGCAAAGTGTGATTTAATATTGAACAAAAGTGGTTACACAAGGCTGTAATTATCCATGACGTGATACATGTGAGAAAGGAAACGATCAGCAAGGATCAGCATCATGTCTTCCAGCGCTGATCGACATTAGGATGAATATGGTTACAGTTAAACCAAGAATGAGTAATATGGTCTACCCTAAAAGGCCAACCCGGCAAAAAAGCACATCTGACGCAAAAGACGAACTTCCTGTTAATAGAAAACCACCATTTATCTTGATCAGTGGCACCAAATAAGTCGCACTAAATAACAGCCGTCGCTAAATATCTCTGGCACAATTTCCTAAAGAATAGTTAAGACATTACATGAACAACCAGGGAACGAAAACCAGTGGCACAGAAGTTAAGAGCAGACCCATATAGGATCTGATGCATGGAcgtatatgcaaattacattacATGTAATTTGCATACATAGTTTGCCATGTTTCAGATGTCTATGTGGGGGAGTGGTCTATTTCCCACCTTTCCTGCCTTTGGTGGAGTTTATATCGCTCTTGGTCCTCTGCAAGCGGGAGAAGATCTCCTTGAAGAGGGCTTTGTACTCTGGCGTGTTCTGGCTCAGCCGTTTGTCCACCGCCTCCACCTGCCGGCTGATGCCCTCCAGAGCCTCAGGAGTCGAGGGCGTCTGCGGAGGCGGCTGCTGTGGCTCCGCGACCCGGCACTCCTTCATGGACGGGTCTCTGGACACAGGTCGAGACGTTTGGACTTCAGCGTGCCGCAGACTCTCCTCGTGGCGACGACACTTTCCAAGAAGCTCCTCGTATTTCTCTAGAAGTGCGTGATACTGTTCGTCCACCTCCCGCAGGATGGACATGCCTCTCTTGCGGACGCCGTTAGCGTGTAAAGCGTAGCTGCCTTTGCGTCTCCCTGAGGCGTCGACCGCAGAGATGGCGTCCAGAGCGGTGTCACTGCAGCTCTTGCGCACAGGTGCAGCTCCGTCATTAGAGTCCCCGTTCTGCGCCATCACAGCCTCGTCTGGAGTGTCGGTCTCTGGTGCACAGTTAAGCAGCGTCTGCTCCAGGCCTTCCTCTCCGCTCAGCAGACAGACACGAGACTTGCGGAGCTGCTGCATCTCCTGAAGCTCTGCCTCTAGCTCGTGCACGCGCCGCTGGCAGCTCTCAGCCCCCAGGAGGCGCTGTTCCAGACGCTCAAACTCCTGGAGCACCGCGGCACACTCCCTCTCCGCAGCCTCCCGCCGGCCACGTTCAGCCGCCACCGCTGCACGCAGAGAAGAAACCATCACGCGCAGATGCTCGTTCTCTTCGTCTGCCGGCTGACATTCCTCCAGGTCTCCGCTACCGGGGTCAGACACCATGAAACTATCCTCATACCTGCAAAACATAaactatacactgaaaaaaaagactttGTGGTGTGGTTAAACCTAATAAGTATTCTGTCCTCATTTTTAACTTGTAATATTAAGTGCCAGGGATAACTAGAATGTCCTAGTATGAAAATCAGGTGGTGGTGCGGagtttgatccaatgttaagtcaatgggatttTAAGTCTATGTTTTAAATTGAAGTTTCTTCAACATTGTAAGTCAATGGGCAAACTTACACCCCAGTTTACTATGTAGTTACCATGTCTAAGATCACATGTTTCTAAGAATTTCTCTTTCGGAGTTATGATGAATTTggttcaatgttaagtcaataggTCAGTTTCCGGAAAACCGAAAGCCaaagtttggtggtcatagcatTAAAGGCCTAGGAGGAGGTGGAGTTGGTCAATTTTTGTCTcagaaaaaggaataataataCGTTTAAGTAGCAGAACAGTATTGGCTTTCTCAGGGGAACACAATGAGTGGAAACAGTTCAATATTAGTATTCATTTACTTATAGaattttaatattttctaatCGTTGCAAACCTAGCATTAACTATATTAAGTACATTTTAGTATTGGATATGTGGTATTGATGTGTAGTTCCTAgcatgggattgaattaagagcaGAATATTTACATTTGAGTGTGTTTACGTTTAAGAG from Danio aesculapii chromosome 3, fDanAes4.1, whole genome shotgun sequence harbors:
- the arhgdia gene encoding rho GDP-dissociation inhibitor 1, whose amino-acid sequence is MAEQEPTPEQLAAIAAENEQGESVNYKAPAQKSLQEIQELDQDDESLRKYKEALLGSCAVAADPSAPNVQVTRLTLMCETAPAPLVLDLQGDLESFKKQSFILKEGVEYRIKISFKVNKEIVSGLKYVQQTFRKGVKIDKSDYMVGSYGPRPDEYEFLTPLEEAPKGMLARGTYNIKSKFTDDDKHDHLSWEWNLNIKKDWKD
- the cdr2l gene encoding cerebellar degeneration-related protein 2-like, with product MLRAGRMDEFVTEEDEPWYDQRDLEQDLHLAAELGKTLLERNKELEDSLQQMYINNEEQVQEIEYLTKQMEMLREMNEQHAKVYEQLDVTARELEITNEKLVLESKGSQQKIDRLTGTMEMLQGQVDTLTARVEELRTLEELRVRREKKERRKTVHSFPCLKELCTAPRYEDSFMVSDPGSGDLEECQPADEENEHLRVMVSSLRAAVAAERGRREAAERECAAVLQEFERLEQRLLGAESCQRRVHELEAELQEMQQLRKSRVCLLSGEEGLEQTLLNCAPETDTPDEAVMAQNGDSNDGAAPVRKSCSDTALDAISAVDASGRRKGSYALHANGVRKRGMSILREVDEQYHALLEKYEELLGKCRRHEESLRHAEVQTSRPVSRDPSMKECRVAEPQQPPPQTPSTPEALEGISRQVEAVDKRLSQNTPEYKALFKEIFSRLQRTKSDINSTKGRKGGK